Proteins encoded in a region of the Nocardia asteroides genome:
- a CDS encoding ATP-dependent Clp protease ATP-binding subunit has protein sequence MFERFTDRARRVVVLAQEEARMLNHNYIGTEHILLGLIHEGEGVAAKSLESLGISLEGVRSQVEEIIGQGQQAPSGHIPFTPRAKKVLELSLREALQLGHNYIGTEHILLGLIREGEGVAAQVLVKLGADLNRVRQQVIQLLSGYQGKEPVESGSRGEAGTPSTSLVLDQFGRNLTQAALEGKLDPVIGRSKEIERVMQVLSRRTKNNPVLIGEPGVGKTAVVEGLAQAIVNGEVPETLKDKQLYTLDLGSLVAGSRYRGDFEERLKKVLKEINTRGDIILFIDELHTLVGAGAAEGAIDAASILKPKLARGELQTIGATTLDEYRKYIEKDAALERRFQPVQVGEPTVEHTINILKGLRDRYEAHHRVSITDGALVAAATVADRYINDRFLPDKAIDLIDEAGARMRIRRMTAPPDLREFDDKIAEARREKESAIDAQDFEKAARLRDKEKQLVAKRAEREKQWRSGDLDVVAEVDDEQIAEVLANWTGIPVFKLTEEETTRLLRMEDELHKRIIGQEDAVKAVSKAIRRTRAGLKDPKRPSGSFIFAGPSGVGKTELSKALANFLFGDDDALIQIDMGEFHDRFTASRLFGAPPGYVGYEEGGQLTEKVRRKPFSVVLFDEIEKAHQEIYNTLLQVLEDGRLTDGQGRTVDFKNTVLIFTSNLGTSDISKAVGLGFTQSNAEGSNYERMKLKVNDELKKHFRPEFLNRIDDVIVFHQLTTDQIVQMVDLMINRVAKQLKNKDMAIELTENAKNLLAKRGFDPVLGARPLRRTIQREIEDQLSEKILFGEIGPGQTISVDVEGWDGEGSGEDAKFTFTGKAKLTKAQTEEKPEVVLTGATEGPTEAAAGE, from the coding sequence ATGTTCGAGAGGTTCACCGACCGCGCGAGGCGTGTCGTCGTCCTGGCCCAGGAAGAGGCCCGGATGCTCAACCACAACTACATCGGCACCGAGCACATCCTGCTGGGGCTGATTCACGAGGGTGAGGGCGTCGCGGCCAAGTCGCTGGAGTCGCTCGGCATTTCGCTGGAAGGCGTGCGCAGCCAGGTGGAGGAGATCATCGGCCAGGGCCAGCAGGCCCCGTCCGGGCACATCCCGTTCACCCCGCGCGCCAAGAAGGTGCTGGAGCTGAGTCTTCGCGAGGCGCTGCAGCTCGGGCACAACTACATCGGCACCGAGCACATCCTGCTCGGCCTCATCCGTGAGGGCGAAGGCGTGGCGGCGCAGGTGCTGGTGAAGCTGGGCGCCGATCTCAACCGTGTGCGCCAGCAGGTCATCCAGCTGCTGTCCGGGTACCAGGGCAAGGAACCGGTGGAATCCGGTTCGCGTGGCGAGGCGGGCACCCCGTCCACCTCGCTGGTGCTCGACCAGTTCGGTCGCAACCTGACCCAGGCGGCGCTCGAGGGCAAGCTGGACCCGGTCATCGGCCGCTCGAAGGAGATCGAGCGCGTCATGCAGGTGCTCAGCCGCCGTACCAAGAACAATCCGGTGCTGATCGGCGAGCCCGGCGTCGGCAAGACCGCCGTCGTCGAGGGCCTGGCACAGGCCATCGTCAACGGCGAGGTCCCGGAGACGCTGAAGGACAAGCAGCTCTACACCCTGGACCTGGGCTCCCTGGTCGCAGGCAGCCGTTACCGCGGTGACTTCGAAGAGCGCCTGAAGAAGGTGCTCAAGGAGATCAACACCCGCGGCGACATCATCCTGTTCATCGACGAGCTGCACACGCTGGTCGGTGCGGGCGCCGCCGAGGGCGCCATCGACGCGGCCTCGATCCTGAAGCCGAAGCTGGCCCGCGGCGAGCTGCAGACCATCGGCGCGACCACCCTCGACGAGTACCGCAAGTACATCGAGAAGGACGCCGCCCTCGAGCGCCGGTTCCAGCCGGTGCAGGTGGGCGAGCCGACCGTCGAGCACACCATCAACATCCTCAAGGGTCTGCGCGACCGCTACGAGGCGCACCACCGTGTCTCCATCACCGACGGCGCCTTGGTGGCCGCGGCGACCGTGGCCGACCGCTACATCAACGACCGGTTCCTGCCGGACAAGGCGATCGACCTGATCGACGAGGCGGGCGCCCGGATGCGCATCCGTCGCATGACCGCTCCGCCGGACCTGCGCGAGTTCGACGACAAGATCGCCGAGGCGCGCCGGGAGAAGGAGTCCGCGATCGACGCGCAGGACTTCGAGAAGGCCGCGCGGCTGCGCGACAAGGAGAAGCAGCTCGTCGCCAAGCGGGCCGAGCGGGAGAAGCAGTGGCGCTCGGGTGACCTGGACGTCGTGGCCGAGGTCGACGACGAGCAGATCGCCGAGGTGCTGGCGAACTGGACCGGTATCCCGGTGTTCAAGCTCACCGAGGAGGAGACCACCCGTCTGCTCCGCATGGAGGATGAGCTGCACAAGCGGATCATCGGCCAGGAGGACGCGGTCAAGGCCGTCTCCAAGGCCATCCGCCGCACCCGTGCCGGCCTGAAGGATCCGAAGCGTCCGTCCGGCTCGTTCATCTTCGCCGGTCCGTCCGGTGTCGGTAAGACCGAGCTGTCCAAGGCGCTGGCGAACTTCCTGTTCGGCGACGACGACGCGCTCATCCAGATCGACATGGGCGAGTTCCACGACCGTTTCACCGCCTCGCGGCTGTTCGGTGCCCCTCCGGGCTACGTGGGCTACGAGGAGGGCGGCCAGCTCACCGAGAAGGTGCGCCGCAAGCCGTTCTCGGTCGTGCTGTTCGACGAGATCGAGAAGGCCCACCAAGAGATCTACAACACCCTGTTGCAGGTCTTGGAGGACGGCCGTCTCACCGACGGCCAGGGCCGGACCGTGGACTTCAAGAACACGGTGCTGATCTTCACCTCGAACCTCGGTACCTCGGACATCTCGAAGGCCGTCGGCCTGGGCTTCACGCAGAGCAATGCCGAGGGCTCGAACTACGAGCGGATGAAGCTCAAGGTCAACGACGAGCTGAAGAAGCACTTCCGGCCGGAGTTCCTCAACCGCATCGACGACGTGATCGTCTTCCACCAGCTCACCACCGACCAGATCGTCCAGATGGTGGATCTGATGATCAACCGCGTCGCCAAGCAGCTGAAGAACAAGGACATGGCGATCGAGCTCACCGAGAACGCCAAGAACCTGCTGGCCAAGCGTGGCTTCGACCCCGTGCTCGGTGCCCGGCCGCTGCGCCGCACCATCCAGCGCGAGATCGAGGACCAGCTGTCGGAGAAGATCCTCTTCGGCGAGATCGGCCCGGGCCAGACCATCTCGGTCGATGTCGAGGGCTGGGACGGCGAAGGCTCCGGCGAGGACGCCAAGTTCACCTTCACCGGCAAGGCGAAGCTGACCAAGGCTCAGACCGAAGAGAAGCCGGAAGTCGTGCTGACCGGCGCGACAGAAGGCCCCACCGAGGCCGCCGCAGGCGAGTAA
- a CDS encoding sensor histidine kinase, which produces MTDRSSVGLDWGVALVVAAVQLVGGTFANTRQTGVHSLDVLGYLLLLAGPVALIWRRAQPGPVLIVVLAVCVAYFFRDYGYGPIFVSLVIAFLTAASAGSRWWTYPLVLLGCLALVWPLPTLLERPADPWQVFALMAWLSALLLVAEAIRQRKAALLARGQHAEAARRDEEAQRERRAGEERLAMARELHDVLAHSLSMIDMQSSVALELLDKRPEQAETALTAIKNASRDALAEVHALQHTIRAGTAEPDGQHLAAEASAEDTGRRRTRRSPRTNRSSAPAQPASTDNDLPEEAAATVQPPPAPRAPAPSIGDLDDLLQRPRATGLTVETRVLGTPQQLPSVIDGAAARIIQESLTNVLRHAPGADATVTVRYTPDSVDITVDNTRPTGATSRSGAGGGNGIIGMRDRTHALGGALTAGPRPSGGFRVAARLPTRAPESAANETGAALPGTPAQNTASAGTRGRDATTAGASTERTASGGRPSHNSAASGTPQQSTAAADVSAAGAEAAPTTAAENRGTTAPARPTPGVSRARSADAAELPGTPAVHPRH; this is translated from the coding sequence ATTACGGATCGCAGCTCGGTCGGCTTGGACTGGGGAGTCGCGCTCGTCGTGGCCGCGGTTCAGTTGGTCGGAGGCACCTTCGCGAACACGCGGCAGACGGGAGTGCACTCCCTCGACGTCCTCGGGTATCTCCTGCTGCTGGCCGGGCCGGTAGCGCTGATCTGGCGGCGTGCGCAGCCGGGGCCCGTGCTGATCGTGGTGCTCGCCGTGTGCGTGGCGTATTTCTTCCGGGACTACGGGTACGGGCCGATCTTCGTCTCGCTGGTCATCGCCTTCCTCACCGCCGCGAGCGCCGGATCCCGCTGGTGGACTTACCCGCTCGTCCTGCTGGGCTGTCTCGCGCTGGTCTGGCCGCTGCCCACCCTGCTGGAGCGGCCTGCCGACCCGTGGCAGGTATTCGCGCTGATGGCGTGGCTTTCGGCGTTGCTGCTGGTGGCCGAGGCGATCCGGCAGCGCAAGGCCGCGCTCCTCGCGCGCGGCCAACACGCCGAGGCCGCCCGCCGAGACGAGGAAGCGCAGCGTGAGCGGCGAGCCGGCGAGGAGCGCCTCGCCATGGCGCGGGAGCTGCACGACGTGCTCGCGCACAGCTTGTCGATGATCGACATGCAGTCGTCGGTGGCGCTGGAACTGCTGGACAAGCGCCCGGAGCAGGCCGAGACGGCGCTCACCGCGATCAAGAATGCCAGCCGCGACGCTCTCGCCGAAGTGCACGCGCTGCAGCACACAATCCGCGCCGGAACCGCGGAGCCCGACGGGCAACACCTCGCGGCCGAGGCGAGCGCGGAGGACACCGGCCGCCGCCGGACCCGCCGATCCCCCCGCACCAATCGCAGTTCGGCTCCGGCCCAGCCTGCTTCGACCGACAACGACCTCCCCGAGGAGGCCGCGGCCACCGTCCAGCCGCCACCCGCCCCGCGCGCTCCGGCGCCGAGCATCGGCGACCTGGACGACCTGTTGCAGCGGCCCCGCGCCACCGGGTTGACGGTGGAGACCCGCGTACTCGGCACCCCGCAACAGCTGCCCAGCGTCATCGACGGGGCGGCGGCCCGGATCATCCAGGAGTCGCTGACCAACGTGCTCCGGCACGCACCGGGCGCCGACGCCACGGTGACCGTGCGCTACACCCCGGACTCGGTCGACATCACTGTCGACAACACCCGCCCCACCGGTGCCACATCGCGCTCCGGCGCCGGCGGCGGCAACGGGATCATCGGCATGCGGGACCGCACTCATGCACTCGGCGGCGCACTCACCGCGGGTCCGCGCCCCAGCGGCGGGTTCCGGGTCGCGGCCAGGCTGCCCACACGGGCTCCCGAATCCGCGGCGAACGAGACCGGGGCTGCCCTCCCGGGGACACCGGCGCAGAACACCGCGTCAGCGGGAACGCGTGGGCGCGACGCAACGACCGCGGGCGCGTCGACGGAGAGGACCGCGTCAGGGGGGAGACCGTCGCATAACTCCGCGGCATCGGGTACGCCGCAGCAGAGCACCGCGGCGGCGGACGTCTCGGCGGCAGGCGCCGAGGCAGCGCCCACCACGGCCGCCGAGAATCGGGGCACCACAGCCCCGGCGCGTCCGACGCCGGGCGTCTCACGGGCACGGTCCGCCGACGCGGCCGAACTGCCCGGCACACCGGCCGTTCACCCGCGCCACTGA
- a CDS encoding TetR/AcrR family transcriptional regulator, with protein sequence MEPRSDLLAATGPDPSAAPPERADAARNRAKVLAAAAELFATRDPRAVTMDDIAKAAGVGRGTLYRRYPDTTSVAVALLDEHERALQERLLSGPPPLGPGAPPARRLAAFYAAMVELLDAHAHLVLGAEIGGARFATGAYGFWYAHVRALLTAAGIREPAAMVDALLAPLAAEVYQQQRSRGLTCEQITDALRVIAETVLADGRAS encoded by the coding sequence ATGGAACCCCGATCCGACCTGCTCGCCGCCACCGGGCCGGACCCGTCGGCGGCCCCGCCCGAACGCGCGGACGCGGCACGCAACCGCGCCAAAGTGCTCGCCGCCGCCGCGGAACTCTTCGCCACGCGGGACCCACGGGCGGTGACGATGGACGACATCGCGAAGGCCGCGGGCGTCGGCAGGGGCACCCTGTACCGGCGCTATCCGGATACCACGTCGGTCGCGGTAGCCCTGCTCGACGAGCATGAGCGGGCACTGCAAGAGCGACTGCTCTCCGGCCCGCCGCCGCTCGGGCCCGGAGCTCCTCCCGCGCGAAGGCTGGCCGCGTTCTACGCGGCGATGGTCGAATTGCTCGACGCGCACGCGCATCTCGTGCTGGGCGCGGAAATCGGCGGAGCGCGCTTCGCGACCGGCGCCTACGGATTCTGGTATGCCCATGTGCGAGCGCTGTTGACGGCAGCGGGGATTCGGGAGCCGGCCGCGATGGTCGACGCACTCCTCGCGCCGCTGGCCGCCGAGGTCTATCAGCAACAACGCTCGCGCGGCCTGACCTGCGAACAGATCACCGACGCCCTTCGCGTAATCGCCGAAACCGTTCTCGCTGACGGCCGAGCGTCGTGA
- a CDS encoding NAD(P)H-dependent oxidoreductase has protein sequence MSTLLHLDASARRHSISRELSAAFAEAWRVRHPDSDYRYRDLAAEPVPFIGEAWTQLCDAVLALPSTDARRIGELVRTPQQAAAWEIVEPLLAELLSADVILIGTPMYNYSIPASLKAWLDQVTFPRMSLEHRRFIVTSARGGAYSPGAPKAAYDYQERFLRDFFAGHFAVSDTVFVHAELANSRQDPVLANRRAEHDESYARALATVRDLAGEY, from the coding sequence ATGAGCACTCTGTTGCACCTCGACGCCAGCGCCCGGCGGCACTCGATCAGCCGGGAGTTGAGCGCCGCCTTCGCCGAGGCGTGGCGCGTACGCCATCCGGACAGCGACTACCGCTACCGCGACCTCGCGGCCGAGCCGGTGCCGTTCATCGGGGAGGCGTGGACGCAGCTGTGTGACGCGGTGCTCGCCTTGCCGAGCACGGACGCGCGTCGGATCGGTGAGTTGGTTCGTACCCCGCAGCAGGCCGCCGCGTGGGAGATCGTCGAGCCGCTGCTGGCGGAGTTGCTCTCGGCGGACGTGATCCTGATCGGAACCCCGATGTACAACTACTCGATCCCGGCCTCGCTCAAAGCATGGCTGGACCAGGTCACCTTTCCGCGAATGTCGCTGGAGCACCGAAGGTTCATCGTGACGAGCGCCCGCGGTGGCGCGTACTCGCCGGGCGCTCCCAAAGCGGCCTACGACTACCAGGAGCGCTTCCTGCGAGACTTCTTCGCAGGTCATTTCGCCGTCTCCGACACCGTGTTCGTACACGCGGAACTCGCCAATTCCCGCCAAGATCCGGTGCTTGCGAATCGGCGTGCCGAGCACGACGAGTCCTACGCCCGAGCGTTGGCGACCGTTCGGGATCTGGCCGGGGAGTACTGA
- a CDS encoding multidrug efflux SMR transporter: MNWVVLAVAGLVEIAWSQSIKPTENFTKPVQTLICFVLGASAVYLLSRAMQTLPVGTAYAVFTGIGALGAITLGVLVHKDPLGAGRVLALALILGGIVLARLTNPA; this comes from the coding sequence ATGAACTGGGTAGTCCTCGCCGTCGCCGGTCTGGTGGAGATCGCTTGGTCGCAAAGCATCAAACCGACCGAGAACTTCACCAAACCAGTGCAGACCCTGATCTGCTTCGTTCTGGGTGCTTCCGCCGTGTACCTGCTGTCCCGGGCCATGCAGACGTTGCCGGTCGGCACCGCCTACGCGGTGTTCACCGGGATCGGCGCCCTCGGGGCGATCACCCTCGGTGTCCTCGTCCACAAGGATCCGCTCGGTGCGGGCCGCGTGCTGGCGCTCGCGTTGATCCTCGGCGGCATCGTGCTGGCCAGGCTCACCAATCCGGCGTGA
- a CDS encoding OsmC family peroxiredoxin, which translates to MPTRTARTAWTGTLQEGSGQVELASSGVGKYDVSFPKRSAEEADGTTSPEELIAAAHSSCYAMALSAQIGNAGGTPESLDVTADVTLGPDPAGGFRITGIKLTVRGRVSGIDADAFQAAAEAAKAGCPISKALAGVDHITLDAALD; encoded by the coding sequence ATGCCCACACGTACCGCGCGTACTGCCTGGACCGGCACCCTGCAGGAGGGTTCGGGACAGGTCGAACTGGCCAGTTCGGGGGTCGGAAAGTACGACGTGTCGTTCCCCAAGCGTTCCGCGGAGGAGGCCGACGGCACCACCAGCCCGGAGGAGCTGATCGCGGCCGCGCACTCCTCCTGCTACGCGATGGCGCTCTCGGCGCAGATCGGCAATGCCGGTGGCACCCCGGAAAGCTTGGACGTCACGGCCGACGTGACGCTCGGCCCCGACCCGGCGGGCGGCTTCCGGATCACCGGGATCAAGTTGACCGTCCGCGGTCGCGTCTCCGGCATCGACGCCGACGCCTTCCAAGCCGCCGCCGAGGCCGCAAAGGCGGGGTGCCCGATCAGCAAGGCACTGGCCGGGGTCGACCACATCACCCTCGACGCCGCTCTCGACTAG
- a CDS encoding CbtA family protein, whose protein sequence is MPLIGSLRTLLLRGLLAGLIAGLLAATVGYFVGEPKLDAAIAIEEAGSAAGHTHGEHAESPGGHSHGDEEEPLVSRGGQKFGQFLALGLAGVALGAVFASVAHFARRYTTLSGPRLTLLLGLAGWAAIVAVPFFKYPANPPAVGDPDTVDERTLLWLAAVLLGIVAVGTAVAVFTALRAQLPTVRLIGGVAAFVLATALGYVLLPGVNEVGADFPATLLWQFRVASLAETATLWACLALGFAALTEFATRTDTAVGAAVATAE, encoded by the coding sequence GTGCCACTGATCGGTTCGCTCCGAACACTGCTGCTTCGTGGCCTGCTGGCCGGCCTCATCGCCGGACTGCTGGCCGCGACAGTCGGTTACTTCGTCGGCGAACCAAAACTCGACGCCGCCATCGCCATCGAGGAAGCGGGTTCCGCCGCCGGGCACACACACGGCGAGCATGCCGAATCCCCGGGCGGGCATTCCCACGGTGACGAGGAAGAACCGCTGGTGAGCCGCGGCGGCCAGAAGTTCGGCCAATTCCTCGCGCTCGGACTGGCCGGGGTCGCGCTCGGCGCCGTCTTCGCCTCTGTCGCACATTTCGCGCGGCGCTACACCACGCTGTCCGGGCCGCGGCTCACGTTGCTGCTCGGTCTGGCGGGATGGGCCGCGATCGTCGCGGTCCCGTTCTTCAAGTACCCGGCGAACCCGCCCGCGGTGGGCGATCCGGACACCGTCGACGAGCGCACCCTGTTGTGGCTGGCGGCGGTGCTGCTGGGGATCGTGGCGGTCGGCACGGCGGTGGCGGTGTTCACCGCGCTGCGCGCCCAACTTCCCACGGTCCGGCTGATCGGCGGCGTCGCGGCGTTCGTGCTGGCGACCGCGCTCGGCTATGTCCTGCTTCCCGGTGTGAACGAGGTGGGCGCGGACTTCCCGGCCACCCTGCTGTGGCAGTTCCGGGTGGCGTCACTGGCCGAGACGGCGACGCTGTGGGCCTGCTTGGCCTTGGGCTTCGCGGCCCTCACCGAGTTCGCTACGCGCACCGATACCGCCGTAGGGGCAGCCGTCGCTACCGCGGAGTGA
- a CDS encoding CbtB-domain containing protein — MAIAHSPSRATDSLATVLVTVGVVLLALLTLYLVGFDQGLISRSGMYLHELMHDGRHLLGLPCH, encoded by the coding sequence ATGGCCATCGCGCATTCACCAAGCCGGGCAACCGACTCCCTGGCCACCGTGCTCGTCACGGTCGGTGTCGTTCTTCTCGCACTGCTCACGCTCTACCTGGTCGGATTCGACCAGGGCCTCATCTCGCGCAGCGGGATGTATTTGCACGAGCTGATGCACGACGGACGCCACCTGCTGGGGCTTCCGTGCCACTGA